The following coding sequences lie in one Rutidosis leptorrhynchoides isolate AG116_Rl617_1_P2 chromosome 6, CSIRO_AGI_Rlap_v1, whole genome shotgun sequence genomic window:
- the LOC139852801 gene encoding UDP-glycosyltransferase 73C4-like, which yields MPTDNKIHFLLIPHIGPGHTIPMIDMAKLLANQPNVTVTLATTPLNIARYGSAIIDPFRFLELPFPAVEAGLPEGCESTDKIPSIDLVPNFLTAIDMLQQKLEQRFHTIKPRVNCIISDKYMSWTGDFADKYKIPRIMFDGMSCFNELCYNNLYEHKVFEEMPESEPFVVPGLPDRIELTRKQLPPEFNPSSIDTSVFRQRARDAEVRAYGVVINSFEELEQECVKEYKKLRNGKVWCIGPLSLCNSDKSNKELIDDEKCLKWLDSREPDSVVYVSFGSLVRVNTPQLIELGLGLEASNRPFIWVIKSVHREKEVEEWLAESGFEERIKDRGLIIRGWAPQVPILSHPSVGAFLTHCGWNSTLESVCAGVPMITWPQFAEQFINEQLIVQVLGLGVGVGADSVVHVGEEDRFGVKVKRESIKNAVENVMDGGSQENERRMRSKEFGKIANNAIKEGGSSYLNLTLLIQDIMHHENAEASSKKVDI from the coding sequence ATGCCAACCGACAACAAAATTCACTTCCTTTTAATTCCTCACATAGGACCAGGCCACACAATCCCCATGATAGACATGGCCAAACTTCTCGCAAACCAACCAAATGTAACGGTCACATTAGCCACAACACCTCTCAATATCGCCCGTTACGGGTCGGCCATCATCGACCCGTTTCGGTTCCTGGAGCTCCCGTTTCCTGCAGTTGAAGCTGGTTTACCTGAAGGATGTGAAAGCACAGATAAAATCCCTAGTATAGATCTAGTACCTAACTTTTTAACCGCCATTGACATGCTACAACAAAAGTTAGAACAACGTTTTCATACAATTAAACCTCGTGTTAATTGTATCATTTCTGATAAGTACATGTCTTGGACTGGTGATTTTGCTGATAAATATAAGATTCCTAGAATTATGTTCGATGGAATGAGCTGTTTTAATGAATTATGTTACAATAATTTGTATGAACACAAGGTGTTTGAGGAAATGCCTGAATCAGAACCATTTGTTGTCCCTGGTTTACCTGATAGAATTGAGCTAACACGAAAACAGCTCCCGCCTGAGTTTAACCCGAGCTCGATTGACACGAGTGTGTTTCGTCAGCGTGCAAGAGACGCTGAGGTCAGGGCTTATGGAGTTGTGATCAATAGTTTTGAGGAGTTGGAACAAGAATGTGTTAAGGAATATAAGAAGTTAAGAAATGGTAAAGTTTGGTGTATCGGGCCTTTGTCGCTATGCAATAGTGACAAGTCGAATAAAGAGTTGATCGAcgatgaaaaatgtttaaaatggCTTGATTCTCGTGAACCCGATTCTGTAGTTTACGTTTCTTTTGGGAGCCTTGTTCGGGTCAACACCCCGCAACTAATCGAGCTAGGTTTAGGGCTAGAAGCATCAAATCGCCCGTTCATTTGGGTGATTAAATCAGTTCATAGAGAAAAAGAAGTTGAAGAATGGCTAGCGGAAAGTGGTTTTGAGGAGAGGATTAAAGATAGAGGTTTAATAATCCGAGGTTGGGCCCCACAAGTACCAATTTTGTCCCACCCTTCGGTTGGAGCATTTTTAACGCATTGTGGTTGGAACTCGACGTTAGAATCAGTCTGCGCAGGTGTTCCGATGATCACGTGGCCTCAATTTGCGGAGCAATTTATTAACGAGCAGCTCATAGTGCAAGTATTGGGGTTGGGTGTTGGTGTTGGCGCTGATTCTGTTGTCCATGTTGGCGAAGAAGATAGATTCGGGGTGAAGGTGAAGAGGGAAAGTATTAAAAACGCTGTCGAGAACGTTATGGATGGTGGGTCCCAGGAAAACGAGAGACGAATGAGATCGAAAGAGTTTGGAAAGATTGCGAATAACGCGATAAAAGAGGGAGGCTCTTCGTATTTAAACTTGACTTTGTTAATTCAGGACATTATGCATCATGAAAATGCAGAGGCTTCAAGCAAAAAAGTTGATATATAA
- the LOC139854844 gene encoding UDP-glycosyltransferase 73E1-like, producing the protein MVAPNDLHFVLFPLMAQGHIVPMVDMARILAQRGVTITIITTPLTANRVKPVIDRATEAKLKIQLLELQLSLTEVGLPEGCETFDTLPSSEPSTKLFKAIDLLEQPAEDLIRDLYPPPDCIISDHFFPWTTDMARRFNIPRLVFHGPGCFWLLCMHIVYTRNIMEQVESETERFVLPGLPDRVEFTKLRIIGFLKNSKDDDSGFFERAIKADIDAYGTVVHSFNELEPEYHKEYAKASGKKVWCIGPVSLCNKDNQDIVERGNKAAINEHDCLKWLDERECGSVLYVCLGSIARVSTQQAIELGLGLESTNQPFIWCLRNKTEELDKWFNEEAFEERVRDRGLIVYGWAPQVLILSHRAVGGFLTHCGWNSTLESVCGGLPMVTWPHFADQFINETFIVEILKIGVRIGVEVPVPFGEEDRIETIVKKEDIVTAVECLMKDDEEGKQRRKRASELAEMAKNAMAEGGSSYVNVSSLIRDIAERRKC; encoded by the coding sequence ATGGTTGCACCTAATGACCTTCATTTTGTTTTGTTTCCTTTAATGGCTCAAGGCCATATTGTACCCATGGTAGACATGGCCCGAATACTAGCCCAACGTGGCGTTACGATCACCATAATCACCACACCACTTACAGCCAATCGGGTCAAACCAGTAATCGATCGAGCAACCGAAGCAAAACTCAAGATCCAACTACTCGAACTTCAACTCTCGTTAACCGAAGTCGGTTTACCCGAAGGGTGCGAGACATTCGACACTCTGCCATCATCTGAACCCTCAACCAAGCTTTTTAAAGCCATTGACTTATTAGAACAACCAGCCGAAGATTTAATTCGAGACCTTTATCCTCCTCCAGATTGCATAATCTCGGACCACTTTTTTCCATGGACAACAGACATGGCTCGAAGGTTTAACATACCACGGCTCGTGTTTCATGGGCCAGGATGCTTCTGGCTCTTGTGTATGCACATAGTTTATACCCGCAACATCATGGAACAGGTCGAATCAGAAACAGAGCGGTTCGTGCTGCCCGGTTTGCCTGACCGAGTTGAATTCACTAAACTTCGTATCATAGGTTTCTTGAAAAATTCGAAGGATGATGATAGTGGGTTTTTCGAACGTGCTATAAAAGCCGATATAGATGCATATGGAACAGTGGTTCATAGTTTTAATGAATTGGAACCGGAGTATCATAAGGAATACGCGAAGGCTAGTGGTAAAAAAGTATGGTGTATAGGCCCGGTTTCATTATGTAACAAAGATAATCAAGACATAGTTGAAAGAGGAAACAAGGCTGCAATCAACGAGCACGATTGTTTGAAATGGCTCGATGAAAGGGAGTGTGGGTCCGTGTTGTACGTTTGTTTGGGAAGTATTGCGCGTGTTTCTACACAACAAGCGATTGAGCTCGGGTTAGGATTAGAGTCAACAAACCAACCGTTCATATGGTGCTTAAGAAACAAAACCGAAGAACTAGATAAATGGTTTAATGAAGAAGCGTTTGAAGAAAGAGTGAGAGATCGAGGATTGATCGTCTATGGTTGGGCCCCACAAGTTTTGATATTGTCACATCGAGCCGTAGGAGGTTTCTTAACACATTGTGGATGGAACTCGACTTTAGAATCTGTCTGTGGTGGATTACCAATGGTGACGTGGCCACATTTTGCAGACCAATTTATTAACGAAACTTTTATCGTTGAAATATTGAAGATTGGAGTTAGGATTGGTGTTGAGGTTCCTGTTCCGTTCGGGGAAGAAGATAGGATCGAAACGATTGTGAAGAAGGAAGATATCGTGACAGCTGTCGAGTGCTTGATGAAAGACGATGAAGAAGGGAAACAACGAAGAAAGAGAGCAAGCGAACTTGCAGAAATGGCGAAAAATGCAATGGCGGAAGGGGGATCTTCTTATGTTAATGTATCATCGTTGATTCGCGATATAGCTGAAAGGCGTAAGTGTTAA
- the LOC139852314 gene encoding UDP-glycosyltransferase 73E1-like has product MASITPSLHFVLFPLLAPGHMVPMIDIARILANHGSTVTVITTPLNANRYKSVIARAVATNHKIQIIELELQLAKVGLPEGCESFDTLPSPALAYKLIAAMDLLQEPSETAIRKLAPAVSCIISDSYMPWTADVALRLNIPRLVFHGPGCFWMVCMHIVFTTNVLTEIKTDSQKFVLPGLPDRIEVTKLQLMGTTRVETTDRTGFRSRVEEAEKHTYGFVVNTFHELEPEYVHELAKAKGKKVYCIGPVSLCNKDNLDKAERGNKAAINEHDCLKWLDANEPGSVVYISLGTLTRVPTDQLIELGLGLESSNVPFIWCIRTKTEELERWFSESGFEERVRDRGLIIHGWAPQLLILSHRAVGGFLTHCGWNSILEAVCAGQPMVTWPHLFDQFLNEKFVIDVLKIGVSIGVEIPAPLGEQDKVGPFVKKEDIKSAIDRLMNKNEEGELIRKRAQELAKMANIATEDGGSSHLDTKLLIRDIGEQLAKTAN; this is encoded by the coding sequence ATGGCTTCAATCACTCCTAGTCTTCATTTTGTCTTGTTTCCTCTACTGGCTCCCGGCCATATGGTACCCATGATCGACATCGCTCGAATCCTGGCTAACCACGGTTCAACCGTCACTGTAATCACCACCCCACTTAACGCAAATCGTTACAAATCAGTTATAGCCAGAGCAGTTGCTACCAACCACAAAATCCAAATAATCGAACTCGAACTTCAGTTAGCTAAAGTTGGTTTACCCGAAGGTTGCGAAAGTTTTGACACACTCCCATCACCCGCACTCGCTTACAAACTTATCGCAGCCATGGATTTATTACAAGAACCATCCGAAACTGCGATCAGAAAATTAGCCCCAGCTGTCAGTTGCATCATCTCAGACAGTTATATGCCATGGACTGCTGACGTGGCGCTACGGCTTAACATTCCACGGCTCGTTTTCCATGGACCCGGGTGCTTTTGGATGGTGTGTATGCATATTGTTTTCACAACCAATGTGTTAACCGAGATTAAAACTGACTCACAAAAATTTGTTCTACCTGGTTTGCCTGACCGAATCGAAGTTACTAAACTTCAACTTATGGGCACCACACGAGTCGAAACAACCGACCGAACAGGGTTCCGTTCACGAGTCGAAGAAGCCGAAAAACACACTTATGGGTTTGTGGTTAACACTTTTCATGAGCTAGAACCCGAGTATGTTCATGAATTAGCCAAGGCAAAAGGCAAAAAAGTATACTGTATTGGCCCGGTTTCATTATGCAATAAAGATAATTTGGATAAAGCCGAAAGAGGAAACAAGGCTGCAATCAACGAGCACGACTGCTTGAAATGGCTCGATGCGAACGAACCAGGGTCAGTTGTATACATTAGCTTGGGGACTCTTACACGTGTGCCAACTGACCAACTAATCGAGCTTGGGTTGGGACTTGAGTCGAGTAATGTTCCATTTATATGGTGCAtaagaactaaaaccgaagaacTAGAAAGATGGTTTTCAGAATCAGGTTTCGAAGAACGAGTAAGAGATCGAGGGTTGATAATACACGGGTGGGCCCCACAACTCTTGATATTATCACATCGAGCCGTAGGTGGTTTTTTAACGCATTGTGGATGGAACTCGATACTAGAAGCAGTTTGCGCCGGGCAGCCAATGGTTACATGGCCACATTTGTTTGACCAGTTTCTTAACGAAAAATTTGTCATCGATGTTTTGAAAATTGGAGTTAGTATCGGTGTCGAGATCCCTGCTCCTTTGGGCGAGCAAGATAAGGTGGGCCCGTTTGTGAAGAAGGAAGATATTAAGTCTGCAATCGATCGTTTGATGAACAAAAATGAAGAAGGAGAATTGATAAGGAAACGGGCTCAGGAGCTTGCAAAAATGGCAAATATAGCAACGGAAGACGGTGGATCTTCGCATCTCGACACAAAATTACTGATTCGGGATATTGGCGAACAGTTAGCCAAAACGGCTAACTAA